A genomic segment from Gopherus evgoodei ecotype Sinaloan lineage chromosome 6, rGopEvg1_v1.p, whole genome shotgun sequence encodes:
- the LOC115653501 gene encoding tetraspanin-3-like encodes MEAWVRPLARVLLALLGLILWGAAAALVFGGAFVILTYKNYKFFFWDCFLLVPGWLAIVSAFLLLPTGALAICISTRNSRYQQGTFMYLLVVLLCLEASSAVLAHVYSDRMSSELNHTMGHLFHQYNGTYSHHLGSRAVDVIQRQLQCCGVHNYTDWAEAAALQPVHTGNIQAPESCCKKTYSDCTGDMHQSEQLYHEGCLRKLGYRLQFVMGYVFWCCIVVGFLEMFAAISNGILMKHRPFQDFRILDSATFS; translated from the coding sequence ATGGAGGCCTGGGTTAGACCTCTTGCTAGAGTGCTGCTGGCACTACTTGGTCTGATTCTgtggggggctgctgctgctctggtctTTGGTGGTGCTTTTGTGATCCTTACGTACAAAAATTATAAATTCTTCTTTTGGGATTGTTTTCTGCTtgtgccaggctggctggctaTTGTGTCTGCCTTTCTGCTGCTGCCCACTGGTGCTTTGGCTATCTGTATCTCCACAAGGAACTCCCGCTATCAACAGGGGACTTTCATGTACTTGCTTGTTGTTCTGCTTTGCCTGGAAGCCTCTTCAGCAGTCTTGGCACATGTTTATTCTGACAGGATGAGCTCTGAACTGAACCACACCATGGGTCACCTCTTCCATCAGTACAATGGGACTTATTCCCATCATCTGGGCAGTAGGGCTGTGGATGTAATCCAGAGACAGCTGCAGTGTTGTGGGGTCCACAACTACACAGAttgggcagaggcagcagcttTGCAACCTGTCCATACTGGAAATATACAAGCTCCTGAAAGCTGTTGTAAAAAGACTTATTCAGATTGTACTGGTGACATGCACCAGTCAGAGCAGCTCTATCATGAGGGCTGTCTACGGAAGCTGGGCTATCGGCTGCAGTTTGTCATGGGCTATGTATTTTGGTGCTGCATCGTTGTAGGCTTTCTGGAGATGTTTGCTGCCATTAGCAATGGGATACTTATGAAGCATAGGCCATTCCAAGACTTCCGAATTCTGGACTCTGCCACGTTTTCATAG